A window of Helicobacter anatolicus contains these coding sequences:
- the cmoA gene encoding carboxy-S-adenosyl-L-methionine synthase CmoA — protein sequence MKDNLFAQDYGKQFEFDSKVASVFDDMLTRSIPYYNTTLELSIDFIHYHIKDKAMPIIYDLGSSTGNFLLSLKQTLQKESLLYGLDNSPAMIQRAMEKSKAYGYDIHFECQDFLKTNFLDCDAIIAHYTIQFIRPLYREKLIQKIANALYKKQGIFIMSEKMTTQDKKLDKEMIDRYYCFKKQQGYSINEITKKREALENVLIPYTLEENIQMLKNCGFKSIEVLFKWINFGTIIAKI from the coding sequence TTGAAAGATAATCTCTTTGCACAAGACTATGGTAAGCAATTTGAATTTGATTCTAAGGTTGCTAGTGTATTTGATGACATGTTGACACGCTCTATCCCTTATTACAACACCACACTTGAACTTAGTATCGATTTTATTCACTATCACATCAAAGATAAAGCTATGCCTATCATCTATGATCTTGGTAGCTCTACAGGGAATTTTTTACTTTCACTCAAACAAACTCTTCAAAAAGAATCTTTGCTTTATGGACTTGATAATTCTCCTGCAATGATACAAAGAGCTATGGAAAAATCAAAAGCCTATGGCTATGATATCCATTTTGAATGTCAAGATTTTTTAAAAACAAATTTTTTAGATTGCGATGCAATTATTGCACACTACACCATACAATTTATTAGACCCTTATATCGTGAAAAACTTATCCAAAAAATTGCTAACGCACTTTACAAAAAACAAGGAATTTTTATTATGAGTGAAAAAATGACCACTCAAGATAAAAAACTTGATAAAGAAATGATTGATCGTTACTACTGCTTTAAAAAACAACAAGGTTATAGTATTAATGAAATTACAAAAAAAAGAGAGGCACTAGAAAATGTACTTATCCCATACACATTAGAGGAAAATATACAGATGCTAAAAAATTGTGGTTTTAAATCCATTG
- a CDS encoding MFS transporter yields the protein MQNKTYEELLFYFTESKVFKASLFSIAATTVLGATIIAPSLPALQNHFSHIGYSIEVLSKLILTIPALFMMLFSPIAGFMYEKFKKLNIIFISLFIWSLAGIAGFFLDNIYYILFSRSILGISAAFLMTGIGVLLADYYTGIRREKALALQGFFMAFGGGIFLILGGYLADLDWRYPFLVYFLGILILIFAFFQLFEPIKHTHNNHTKTLHPPFNFTKFLPVYIMAIFCMTCFYIAPTQLPFFMTQDLGIRQSNIGKCMAAASVAMAIGSLLYPRIRKIFNIYEIFFIAFSIFGIGFACISLLHDFKSILIGFGLIGVGIGLITVNNNAWLFSLAYEYERPRAYGFLASSLFMGQFISPLLTQIFVHYIGMVKMIGVFSLMILGSGFLFLLFSLKNGGKIER from the coding sequence ATGCAAAATAAAACCTATGAAGAGTTGCTTTTTTACTTTACTGAAAGTAAAGTTTTTAAAGCTTCTCTTTTTTCCATTGCTGCAACGACAGTTTTGGGTGCAACAATTATTGCCCCCTCACTACCTGCATTACAAAATCATTTCTCACATATCGGGTATTCTATTGAAGTTCTCTCTAAGCTTATTCTAACAATCCCTGCTCTTTTTATGATGTTATTTTCTCCAATAGCTGGCTTTATGTATGAAAAATTCAAAAAATTAAATATTATTTTTATTTCTCTTTTTATTTGGAGTCTTGCAGGAATTGCTGGATTTTTTCTAGACAATATTTATTATATTTTATTTTCACGCTCTATTCTTGGTATTAGTGCAGCATTTTTAATGACGGGTATTGGAGTTTTATTAGCTGATTATTATACGGGTATAAGAAGAGAAAAAGCACTTGCACTACAAGGATTTTTTATGGCATTTGGTGGAGGAATCTTTTTGATTCTTGGGGGATATCTTGCAGATTTAGATTGGCGTTATCCTTTTTTAGTATATTTTCTTGGAATCTTAATTTTGATTTTTGCATTTTTTCAGCTCTTTGAACCCATTAAACACACACATAATAACCACACAAAAACACTTCACCCTCCATTTAATTTTACAAAATTTCTCCCTGTATACATCATGGCAATTTTTTGTATGACTTGCTTTTATATCGCACCCACACAACTTCCATTTTTTATGACCCAAGATTTAGGAATCAGGCAATCCAATATCGGAAAATGCATGGCTGCAGCATCTGTTGCTATGGCAATTGGTTCATTACTCTACCCCAGAATAAGAAAAATTTTTAATATCTATGAGATTTTTTTTATTGCTTTTAGTATTTTTGGTATAGGTTTCGCCTGCATTAGCCTTTTACATGACTTTAAAAGTATTTTAATTGGCTTTGGATTAATAGGGGTTGGCATTGGTCTTATCACTGTAAATAACAATGCTTGGCTTTTTAGTCTTGCTTATGAATATGAGCGTCCTAGGGCATATGGGTTTTTAGCAAGCTCATTATTTATGGGACAATTTATCTCTCCACTTCTTACACAAATTTTTGTACATTATATTGGAATGGTCAAAATGATTGGTGTTTTTTCTCTCATGATTCTTGGTTCTGGTTTCTTATTTCTTTTATTTTCCTTAAAAAATGGAGGAAAAATTGAAAGATAA
- the sodB gene encoding superoxide dismutase, translating into MFELRQLPYEKDSMGDFLSPVTFEYHYGKHHQTYVNNLNNLIKDSEFANSDLFDIITKSSGGLFNNAAQVYNHDFYWDCIAPQTNSMSDSLKAALEKEFGSTESFKEKFLSSATTLFGSGWCWLVLDPASNKLEIIQTSNAATPITQNKIPLLVVDVWEHAYYVDHKNARPAYLEKFYSHINWEFVSQAYEWALKEGMGSVKYYINTYVRGK; encoded by the coding sequence ATGTTTGAACTAAGACAATTACCTTATGAAAAAGATTCTATGGGGGATTTTTTAAGTCCAGTGACTTTTGAATACCATTATGGAAAACATCACCAAACTTATGTAAATAACCTTAACAATCTTATTAAAGATAGTGAATTTGCAAATAGTGATCTATTTGACATTATTACAAAATCAAGCGGTGGACTCTTTAATAATGCAGCACAAGTTTATAATCATGATTTTTACTGGGATTGCATTGCACCACAAACAAATTCAATGAGCGACTCATTAAAGGCTGCTCTAGAAAAAGAATTTGGTTCTACAGAATCCTTTAAGGAAAAGTTCTTATCTAGTGCTACAACTTTATTTGGTTCTGGCTGGTGCTGGCTTGTATTGGATCCTGCAAGCAATAAATTAGAAATTATTCAAACTAGCAATGCTGCTACTCCTATCACACAAAATAAGATTCCTTTACTTGTAGTAGATGTGTGGGAACATGCATATTATGTTGATCACAAAAATGCAAGACCTGCGTATTTGGAAAAATTCTACAGCCATATTAATTGGGAATTCGTCTCTCAAGCTTATGAATGGGCTTTAAAAGAAGGTATGGGTTCTGTAAAATACTATATCAATACCTATGTAAGAGGCAAGTGA